CGAAAAACATTTACATTGAAACACATTAACTGCGCATGATAGAATGCGGTCCGCTGACAGATGGAGCATAACGCATGGGCGTCCCACTCGGTTCCCATATATTCCTTGGTGTGGAGGTATTATGAAGATTTCTGAAGCTAGGCTTACACTGTATGCATTCATTTCTGCCATCGAAACTGACCTCAAAAACTTAATTATAACACAAATCATTCCTCTCCATAACAGTACCTATTTTATACCAGATTCAGGTTTAAGAGATACATCTATAAAAAGGTTCACGAAGGATCACCCAGGTCTGGACCCAGAATCAAACCTGAATGACATCGTACATTACGTTGACTTTCAAGATACCTACAAGATTTTATTGCAAAACTCCCAGCTAAAACCTGACTGTGTCGATAAAGTAAAGCCCCTTGTAGAAAAACTTGATCACATAGTTCCAATTCGCAATAGAGTGATGCACAACAGGCCGCTATTGCACGGAGATTTAGGATTTGTTTACGGCTTCTTGCAGGACGTATCTGTGGAAGATGTTTTTTCCACATCTAGACTCACTCTTCAACAGATAGAGACAGATCCCAATTATATTTTATCTATAGACCTACCTCGCTTTACTGCTGAGGACGAGATTGTGTATCATAATCTCCCAGTGCCTGATTTCGATGAAACTGGGTTTATCGGGCGCAAAAAGGATGCCCTAGAGATAACTAAGCTATTACTTGGCTCCACTCGGGTAGTTAGTGTGATTGGTGAGGGCGGCATGGGAAAGTCAGCCCTTATGCTTAAAGTTGCATACGATATTGCAGATATGGGGGAGAGATGTCCATTTGACATGATCCTATGGACTACGGCTAAGACTACAATGTTAACACCTGCAGGAATAGTCGAGATCAAAGATGCAATAGATAACTTTCCTGGCTTGGTCCGAAATTTAGCTGGGCACATCGAAGATACAAACAAATCACTAACAGAAAATATTGACCTCGTTTTAGAGGTTTTTAAAACGTTCAAAACCTTGCTAATAATTGACAATTTAGAGACTATTATAAATGAAGATATTAAAGCTTTTATACGTGAGGCTCAGCTTCACTCAAAGATTGCAATCACGTCTCGTGTCGGATTAGGAGAGTTGGAGTACCCTCGACACCTAGATGGATTATCTGAAGCAGAGTCAGTTACACTCATAAGAGAAGCTGCTAAAATGAGAAATGAAGAGATGTTGGTCCGGTTGAACAACAGCAGACTTTCAGAAATTGCGAAACACCTCCACTACAATCCCTTGGCCTTGAAGTGGTTTGTAAATTCAGTCGTCGCAGGTAAAAACCCAGACGAAGTCGTAATGAACAAAGATTCCTTATTGGAGTTTTGCCTGTCCAATGTCTATGACAAGATGAGCAACAGCGCAAAGCTGATCTTAAACACCATTTTAGCTGCAAGGACACCGTTAACGGAAGCTGAACTGGCTTTTTATACAGAAAAATCAGCAGTTGAGCTAAAAAAAGCTATCATCAGTCTTATAGCAACTTCATTTGTAAAAAGAACAGTTACAAAGAATTCTGCTGGTGATGAACTTTCATATTCAATAACTGATTTTGCTAGAGAATACTTACTAAAACACAACAAGCTCGGTAAGGTTTTTATAGCAGCAATAACCGATAAAAAAAATAAGTTGATCGGCTCATCTGAGCAACGCAAGATTGCAAAAAAACATTCTGAATTTAGCGTAATAGCTATAGAAGCAAGGACTTCTACTGAAATAATAGCGTCCAGATACTTACAACAAGCTCTTCAACTTTCTAGGCAGCAGGAGTATGAACCTGCTTTGGATAAGGTAGGTGAAGCAAAGAATCTTGCTCCTAATTATTTTGAGGTTTACAGAGTTTCAGGATTTATTAAGTCGCTTTCTGACGATCTGCTTGGCGCCGAGGAGGATTTCCAAATAGCACTTGAGATACAACCTGACAATGCAAGGCTAAATTTTTATTATTCAGGATTTTTGCTCAAATCCCTAGGAGATTCAGCCAAGGCTTTTGAATATATATCAAAAGCCTATAGAGACCGTCCCGATGCCAATGAAGTGGTCATAGAATACGCCAGAAATCTTGTTTATCAAGGTACATATGATGATGGGATTTCTGCACTCGAAAAACTAATTAGATCAAATCCTGATTTGTCGGTGAAAACGTCTCAAATCGTCGGCACGCTGCTGATTAATGCCTACCGCCGCTATGCTGAGAAGGAGTATGTAATTAAAAAGGATACAGGCGAGGCGTTTAAAAAACTATTAAAGGCTAATGACGTATTCACCTTATGTACCGACATGCGAGTCGTTGATGAGAGGATGATTGATGAATTTGGAAACGCATTGTTTTACATGCTTACAATTATAGACGAACAGGGACTTTCCCATTTACTAACCTATGCTCAACAAATATATGATAAATGCAAAGTTTTGATTACCAAATCGAGCTATCATAAAGCAATTGCAAAGGCTTTGGAATCCTTATAGCGTCTGTCGAATCAGACCTTTTCAATGGTGCCCCCCAGAGCGGTGCTGCCTCGAAGTCATAGCACCGGGCGGCAGGAAATTCCGGCGGTACTTCGCAGTCCGGAATAATGCCTCCACATAGGCGTTAACGTCCAATGACGCTGACGCGAATACGGGGGTGATGCAAGTGGCAACGGCACCGAGCCAATAGAGCATCGCGAGCACAGTGGCCTTACGTAGAACCGTTGTCACCTTGCAAATACAGGTCTCATATTTCGCGCGAATGTCCTTTGCCAGCGCGGTGCGATGTACCCGATGCACGGCATGATCGGAGCTATCAGTGTCGTGGACGGGTCTTGATATTGTACCGATCAAGGATGAGGTACAGGTCCCGTCGGTAGAACCAGCATCCAACAAAGACTGTCGGCAGGAAGGTCACATACGACACCTCACCTGGTTCGGGGCCGCGGCACCATGAGTTGCCGGCGGATTCAATGGAAGCTCGATTCTCTGGCGATGTAGATGCTTTCGTCGGCAAGAATCTGAAAGATGCCGGCCGGGGGCCGCCTCGGCAAAACGCGGCTCGTTGGCCAATCTACGGGGAGTGTGGCCTCGCCCGCCGTAACCTGATTGTCCTGCCGCGCGCCACACTTCACAATTGTCTCTCTTCATCCGACTGATGAAGGACGCGGATGCACGGCAGTCGACCGCTTGTCCCCCACCACGAGGCCGTTGCCGGCCGTCCACCTTTGCAGGGTCTTCGCATCTAGAGGGGGGGGACTGGAGGCTCGCATCTGTACTCCTGCGTATCCGGCCAGCCTTTTAGATAGGCGGCTGAAGCAACCTGTCACAAAAAGGATGGGTAATATTCTGGGTAGCAGCCCGAAAATCCAACATTCATTACCCCTTTATTACAGTTAGTTAAACCCTTTATTCGATTCCCATGTGCTCCGCCAAAAAACAGCAAAAAGCCGTCTCCAAGGAGGCGGCTTTTCTTATCACGACGAGAGCAAGAATGTAGAGCGCCTGCCTTCGCTGAAAGAAGATCCCCTCGCTACTGTCCGAATACCAGAATTGCAATCCCTCTCCCGGACGCTACCATGAACGATGATTACTGAGCGACCGATGTCGCGCATAAGGGAAACGCGGGAAGGGGGGAGTGTCCAGCTAACCGGCAAAACGCGGGGGATCGATGCAAAAAGACTCGGTGACGCAGGCGGCGTTGGAAGATGGCCGGAACCAGGCGCAGAAGGTCCTGATGGCGCGGAGCGCAGCCCTGAAGAGGCGTGAGAAGACGCTGAAGGCGCATGCGCGCAAGATGAAGGCGTTGAAGATAGAGCCTATCGTCACAACTGCCCCCGCCACGGTGGCCGGGTTTACAAGTGCGGGGGTGCTGGTGGCGGAGGGGGATTCGTGGTTCGATTACCCCCTGCACGATGTGCTGAAGCTTCTGGAGGATGATCAGGCCTACGAGGTGGAGTCCGTGGCACACAAGGGGGATGCCATCGAGATCATGGCCTATGGTGAGCATCAACTGGACGATTTTACCCGCTCCCTCGAGAAGGTGATCAGGAGGGGCACCAAGCCCAAGGCGGTCCTTCTCTCCGGCGGGGGGAACGACATCACCGGCGCGGCATTCGGACTGCTGATCAATCATGCTGGCTCGGCCATCGCCGGGCTGAACGACAAGGTGATCGAGGGCGTTGTAAATGACCGCATTCACCGCGTACGTCTTCATCCTGAGTGCCGTCACGGTGGTGTGCGAACCCTTCACCGCTGGGGCGATTCCGATCCTGATACACGGGTACGACTATCCGGTCCCCGACGGGCGGGGGTACATGGGAGGGTGGGGACCGCTCCCCGGGCCGTGGCTGGAGCCCGGATTTCGCGAGAAGGGATATGGCGACCTGACGCAGCGAGTGGAGATGACCAGGGTGCTGATCGACCGGTTCAACGACATGCTGGCGGAGGTGGCGAAGATTCGCGCCTTCGCGCACGTGCGGTACGTCGACCTGCGCAACACCCTTTCATGCGGTGCGGACTACAAGAAATGGTGGGCAAACGAGATGCATCCCACCGAGGGCGGGTTCGGCAAGGTCACCGGCAGGTTCGCAGCGGTTCTTGGCGAACTGTAAAGCTCACAGAAGAGGTCCCGGGGTCAGGCTTTGCATTCGGGGAATTTCGAACTGGCAAATTCGAAAATGCGAGGACTGACCCCGCCTATGTTCACGCTCAGCGGTTGCGGACTGCGGAGGGGGACAGGCACCATTTAACACAATGAGAACTTTGAGCCGCGCGTAATGTGCAGCAAAAAGCAGTCTCCTACGCGGCGGCTTTTCTTATTACGGGCAGAAGCAATGTATATATTCAAGCGGTCCCCTCCTTCCCTCAGGGCGGCCCCCTTCTCCTAAGCACTCGAAGGAAGATGCGCCCTATCCTCTTCCCCTTTTAAGTACGGCTTCATGATCATCATCAGCACTTCGTTCCCCCGCGCCAAGGTCGCGTCGGTAACCTCCTCCCCGCCGATCTCGAGGTAATTCACCCAGAACAGCGCGAGGGTCCAGACCGCATCCACAAATATGTCTATCTCCGGTTCCGTCAGCGATTTCACCTGCCCGGCCGCGAGCGCCCGTTCGATGGCGTCGTGGATCATGCAACGCATCAGGGCGTTAGTTGCGCGAAACTGTTCCCCCAGCAGCGGGTCGGCCATCACCAGGGCAGTCAACTCGCGCTTGAAGAAGCGGTAGCGCCAGTTGAACTGCTGGATGAAGGCAAAGGTGCCGGCGATACCCTCCACGGTCCCCAGGTCATGGCGGTGGGCGATGGCACCGTAATCCTGCACGCTCACCTGGGTCATCTGCTCGAAGATGGCACGGATGATCGCCTCCTTGTTCCGGAAGTGGTAGTAGAGGTTCCCGGGGCTCATTCCGCATTCCGCAGCTATGTGGTTCGTGGTGACAGGTTTGGTCCCCTTGTCGTTGAACAGACGAATGGCCGTCTCGATGATCCTGTCGCGGGTGCTCATGGCGACACTCTGCCACAGATGCACCTAATAGTCGAGATGGGCGCGGCGCATTTTCTCCACGAATTGGCCGAAGAGCCTTGCCCGCAGCCACATACCGTGCAGGCCGAAGCGCATCAGCGCCGGCAGCGCGCGGTACAACGGTACCGCCGAGGTGTACAGTGTTGTCACCTCCGCATAAAACTCCTGCGGCGTCAGCCGGGTGGGCAGAAGCGTGTGGAGCATGTCGAACAGCTCCGGCCTATGGGAAAGCATCCGGCCCTTGTTCCTTTCGTACAGCTCCGTTCCCGGGAGCGGCGTCATGATCGTGAAGGTGGCGTAGTTGTGCTTCATATCCCGCACGTGCCGTTTGAGGGCTGCAAAGTCCTCCGCGCCGTACTCTGGATCGACCATGTACGACGCGTACATCATCACCCCCAACTCCCGTAGAATGCGCACCGCGTCCCTCTGCTGGCCGGTGGTGGTTCCCTTGTTCATGGCGGCAAGGCGGGCGTCGGAGAAATCCTCCATCCCCACGAATACCTGAACGAGTCCGATCTTTGCCCATTTGGCGAAGAGCTGCGGATGGTTGACGATGGTGTCCACCCGGCCGTACAGAAAATAGTTCTTCCGGATACCTGCCGCGGCGATGAGGTCGGCCAGACGGTCCATCCGCGTGGTGTCGCACATCGACTCGTCGTCGCAGAAAAAGACGTTCGGTTCCTCGACCGTCAGAAGTTCGGCCACCACCCGCTCCGGGTCACGGCGCAGGTACCTGCCGCCAGTGATTTTCCACAAGGCGCAGAAGGTGCAGCGGGCCGTGCAGCCGAGCGAGGTGCGCACCGAGGCGAGTGGTTTGAACCATTCGCTGAAGTAGCGTCCTCGGTACTGTCTGGTGAGGGAGCGATCCGGCATGGGGAGGAGGTTCAGGTCGGTGTAGGGGCGCGGCGGGGTAAAGAGCATCCCCTCCGGGCGGGGGATGCCGAGCCCGGGGATGGCGTCCAGGGCGCTCTTCTCGGCGAGTGCCCTCAGCACTTCCCGCAGGGTGAAGACCCCCTCGCCAATGACCACAACGTCAATCTCCGCACTGTTGAAATCCTCCGGGGCCACCGTGGCGTGGTGGCCACCGACGATCACCCAGGCATCGGGAAGAAGTTGCTTTACCCGCCCGGCCATGGTCTGCATGACTGTGCGGTGACAGGTATAGCCGGTGAGGCCGACCACATCGGGGCGCATCTCGCGCAGCACGGTCTCGTAATCCGGCTCGAGCCGGCAGTCGAGCAGGCGCACCGTGTACCCATTCTGCCTAAGGCCGGCGCCCACGTATTCGAGGGCTAGCGGCTCGAACAGATAGACCTGATCCATGAGCGGATCGTTGCTGGGGGGCTGGATGAGCAACATTTTCATGGGCGCCTCCAATGTAGAGTAATTACTCTAAGAAGTAGTGCATATAGACGCTCATGTCAAGTTTCTCGACGGCGGGGGCGTTACGAACCTTCCTGCCAGCCTTACGCCGACGGCTTCCCTGTCCGCGGTTGCGGCGTGCAAAATAGTCCTGCTACTGGAAGGCCCTACAAGGGGCCCCCAAGGGGGTACCGCGTTCTTGCGATGAGTTGATACTGTGGGTGCGCATCTCCGCGGTAGAGCCAACGTCATGCTCACGACGCCTCATAAACCGTTCAGGACCTTTCCACAGAGGTACCTGTAAGGTCGGATGCGGGCAGGAAAGGCAGCGGATACCCAGGGACGTCACGGAGCACCGTTTCCGGCGATCCAGAGGGAAAGGCGTGGGAATGCAGCTGCCAGGGCAGCGGGTATGCGGCGAAAGGGCAGCGCGGCGGGTTGCGCCTCGCTGCAGAGAGGGATTCGTCGAGCCGGCGGGTGGCGGGCTTGAGGATGAGGTACAGCGCGTTAGAGACGTTGACTTCACTCCTTCGAGCTGCCAGGGCAGTTCTCCATTTTTCGTCTGTACTTTGTTTTATCTGCAGCAGAACTCGCTGCACCACCCCGGGGGCACCGGCGCCCCCGGGTGTGCCGCCACGTTACTGTCCCCTGCGCAGGCGGCCGGCCTCGGGGATTGCCGGCTTCCATGAACTGAAGCTCGACTCCCTGAAGGAGTTCCAGCATTCCAGGTTCTTTGCCCATTCCGAAATTATCTTCCCCTGTGCCGTCTTGTGCAGAACCGTGTTCACGGGTGCAGCACCGGAGGGTGCGGGCAATCGACCCTTCTCCGCTCTCGGATCGTCAAAAACACACGTGACTAGATCTCCATGATCTTGCCGTTTTCCACAAGCCACCGCTCCTGGAACAGCCGCCGTGCCGCCCACCCAACGTCGTTTATGTATGAGCCGTTCACCGCCGCACCGATGCCGCCACCGAGCACCGGGATGGCCTGGAGCGCCTTGCGTTTGGTGAGATTTATCCCGAGCTGCTTGGCGAGGTTACGGATCGCAATGATGGCGCCTTCTTTGGAGAGCTGCTGCCCTGCGGCCTTTTCTGCCATCTTCTTCCAAGTCTGCTTGAGGACCATCTCCTGGATCGTCCGCAGGGTAAGAAGTGCTTCGATCTTGTCCTTCATGGTGTTGGCCCCCGAGGCGGAGAGCACCCCCAGTACATACTGCCTGTCCTCTTCGGTGCGGCACTCAAACCCATAACAGAGCCCGATCTTGTGCACCGTGCGCAGGGCGAGGGTGATGATGGCCGGGATGTCGACCGCCATCCCCGGTAGACCGGTCGCCCCGGTCGCCGCCCCTTCCGCCGTCCCCATTCCGATCGCCCAGTTGTGGACCGTGTCGGCGAGCCTGTCGGAGAGCTCGAGGCTCTTGCAGCGCAACTCCGCGATGTCGCTCACCTCTCCGTCACGCAGTATGTCTCCGGTGTCGGCGAGTTGCCCCCCCGCCCAGTTTGCCGCCTCCAGTACCCCCTGAATCGCCTTTTCCGGGACGACCTTTTGAACGAGCCACGATAGCGGCGCCGCCACCATGCCGAGAGCCTGCCCCACCACCCCCGGTTCCAGCTCTTTCCATTCCCTTATGGAGGCGACTTCCTTTGCTTCGTAAACTGTGATTTCATTCGCGGAGTACATGGGTCTGTCTCCCTTCCCTCTGTGAAGTGACGGCTGCCGCGGCGCGTTCGCTGTATCCGTTATCGCCTGTGGTGAGGATACCTTTAACGAAATCTTCGGCAGTAAGGGTGATCCTTAATGCGGGGGTTGGTCCAGTTGATCGCGATGCCGGCCACCACGCTCCCCGCCACTTTCGTCAGGACCGGAACTTCCGCATGCACCCGTTCCGCCGCTAGCGCCGCCTTAACCTCTCGCAGAGTTTCACAAGAACAAAGTGCTATGACTTTGTTCCCAACGGAGCTTTGGGAGCAGAAGAACCGTCTCCCGCGTCACAACAATACCATCGCCAGACTTACCAGGGTGCCGTCCTGATACCGGAGGGGCTTTGGTTGTAATAGGAAGCTGCTTGAAGGTTTCGAGACGGGAGTTTCGGCTTAGGCGAGCGGGCTTATCTGTCACCGGAGGGGCTTTGGCCGGCACCGGAAGGGGCTTGTGTGCTACTTGAGCGCGTTGTCTCGTTGAGGCAATGGGTTTGAGTTACGACAAAGCGCCTTGCCGGGACATAGCAGAGGGATTTGGAGCCGACGAAGGGGCTTGCGGTGAGAACTGGAGGGCCTTTGTACGCGTCAAAGCTCCCTTCGTTGTTACCTTCGGAGCTTATGAAAAAAAACTGCCGACGCTTTGACTGAAGTCTCCACGCCGGCAGTTGCCGCTCCGTTACATGGGGCGTCCCCGATCAAGCTGCTCCGCCCTGGTACTGAGCGTCGGTCTCCGCCGGCCGCTCGAGTGGTGCATCTTCACTTACTGCCTTGGTGGGAGAGGATGAGGCTGCTTTCCCACGCTGCCGCCTCAACTCGAATCCCGAGCTTCGTAACGCCTCCATGTTGTCTCCTGCAACGATCTCGCAGTAGTGGCAGAGTTTCTCCATCATTGCTTTGACGCGAATGTACGTCTCGTTCCTTTTGGCGATGTTGTCGCGGTCTCCCCTGCTCGCCGCGAGAATATCGGCACCGTAGAGATCAAGTGCCTCAGTGGCAATGGCTGCGGAAAGCCCGGTTCCGTGCCAAGGCTCCGGGAAGAATCGACTGGTGCTCATCCGAGTGATGATCTCCCGGCACTTCGCCTCCCGGACCTGATGAGAGTTGCCATCTAAGCTGAATTTTAGCTTCACATGGTACCTCCCTGTCTTGGATTTTGTGCTTCTTCTCTTTTGTAACATTGAGCAAGGAGAACAAAACCTTCATGTAACGGGCAACCTTTAAAGATTTCCACATTTTTCTGCATTGGCAACTGCGCTACAGAAAATAATCCCTTTGCACCATTTGTATAAATGTTGAACTGCAGCAAGTCTAGCGTCTGCTTTAATAAGTCATTAATCCAGTCGTTGCACTACTCTGAACAGCAAATCCTGTTGCAAATAGAAAAGGTTCACCACAATGGTCAGATATCACTCCGTAGAGTACCTGGTATGCATGCGACCTGCAGCGGTGATATGAATGGCCAAAGGCGATACAGTGACGTTGCACATCGGCTGCGTGAGGGATCCGTAGATCACAGCAGCATGTAAAGTTGTAGAGGGGTCTTTCCCGCCTGCAAAGCTGTTGTGCATTTCCAGAGGACAGTTACAGTTAAACCCATTGACGACCAAGCCCGTCAGCCTGGATGCGGAGGAAGCAAGGTCATTGTGCAGGATGAGTGAAGTTTCCCTGGCCGCCCCCACATTAAAGTCGAGCATCTAGCCCGGCAAGACTGCAGCGCCCCCGAAGATCGAACCGCGCAACAGGTCGTATATGAAAGCAAGGAGGGCAAGATGAACGACTTCGAACGCCACGTCCGAGCATACGTCATTCAGACGCTGCGCGACACCTCTGTTGCCCCTTCTGCCGCAACCATTGCTTCTGCTCTTGGGTCATCAGAAGGTGATGTCTGCCTGGCATTGCAGCGCCTGGCTGACGAGCACCGGCTTGTTCTACTTCCAGGCACAGAATCAGTGTGGATGGCGCATCCCTTCTCGGCCATACCGACTGATTTCCTTGTTCGCATTGGGGATAGGAGCTGGTACGCGAACTGCGTTTGGGACGGGCTTTCCATTCTTGCACTGATGGGGGACGGGGTACTGGAAACGCATTCTCCGGCAACAGGCGAGCCTATGCGATTCTCCGTCACGGAGGGCCGCGTGGAGGGAGAGGGTCTCGTTCACTTTCTCGTACCCGCAAAGGCGTTCTGGGAGGATATCGCCTTTACCTGAGCGAACATTGCAGCCTTCCGGTCGGAAGGAGAACTGGAAGAATGGCTGAAGTCCAGAAGCTATCAGAAAGGAGCGGTGGTAGCCCCCGAAACTCTCTATAATCTTGGGGTAGATTGGTATGCAAGACGCCTCGATTTCAGCTGGGAGCCTGCCAGCGCCATGCAGGCTACGGAGCTGTTCGCAAAGCATGGGCTCACGAGCGCGTTCTGGTCCCTCTTGTAGCTGCGAGGCAAGCAGTGCAGCCGGAGAGGGGGCTGTGGATCATCATTGCTACCGTGCAGACTAAAGAATGGGGCGGGCGCGGGATGATGCCACGGCAACCCGCCAGCTTGAGTCGGCAACCAGGAGACAGAATGGACTACCTTAAGGAGGCGGTCGCAGAAGCCCGAAAGGGGCTTGCAGAGGGTGGCGTCCCCATAGGCTCCGTCCTTGTCCATAAGGGGAGGCTCATCGGTCGTGGACACAACCGGCGGGTGCAGAACGGGAGCGCCATCCTCCATGCGGAGATGGATGCACTGGAAAACGCCGGGCGCTTGCCGGCTGCCACATACCGGGAATGCCGACTCTACACGACCCTTTCCCCCTGTTCCATGTGCAGCGGCGCCATCCTGCTCTATGGAATCCCGCATGTTGTAATCGGCGAGAACACGACTTTTATGGGCGAAGAGGAATTGCTCAGATCCCGAGGAGTTACCGTCGAAGTGATTAATGACAGGGAATGCATGGAGTTGATGGAGCATTTTGTACGAGAGAGGCCCGAACTCTGGAATGAGGATATCGGCGTTTAGCGCTCGTCCTTCCCGAATTGTTAACTATTGAAAACAGGAGTGATATCGATGAAGAGGCTGATAAGGCTGACCGTGGTTGTGATTGTGGCTCTCATTGCGTTTCCGATGCTGGCCGTCGCAGGCAGCACCGCAGCGGCTAAGTCGCTGGTGATAGATGTGCGCAGCGAGGCGGAATGGAAGGATGGGCATCTTGAGGGGGCCGTCCTCATCCCCTATCAGAGAATTGCAGACGATATTGTCCGTGTTGCGCCGGACAAGGGAACGAAGATCGGTCTATACTGCCGCAGCGGCAGGAGAAGCGATATCGCACTTCAAACTCTAAAGACGCTCGGTTACAGGGATGTCGTCAACTACGGCGGCCTCAATGATGCGGCACGTAAGCTCAACATTCCGATCGTGAAATGAAGGGCAGGAATAAATCCCAGCGTACCTTAGCCGTCTCACTGGAGGCGGCTTTCTATTTTCATCCAATCACCATCCTCACCTAAAACCCATTTCAGGTGTCCACACCCTCCAGATAACGATATTCAATTGGAGCCGTCTCTCGAACACTACCCCTCCAATTTCCGCGCGCTCCCTCCTGCCCGCTACCCGCCCCGTCACCAGCCGGTACGGACGGCGACGCAGAAATGTATACGTAATTAACGGTCTCTCGTATAATCTTGATTGATGGCTGAGCATCGCCTACATATGTGGATTCAAGCCTACCAAGAGGAGGTGGGGTATGGATAATCAGACACTCTACATCATCATTGCGGTCCTTGCTGTCGCCTTGATCGCCGTCGTCGGCTTCCTGATCTATCAGAGACGGCGCAGTCAGCAATTGCAGGATCGCTTTGGCCCTGAATACGAACGTACTCTCAGGGAAACCGGCGATAAGGCGCGCGCCGAAGCTGAACTCGAGCAGCGCAGAAAACGAGTGGACCGGCTGACGATCCGGCCGCTGACCCGGGAGGATGCCATCCGGTACAACGATGCCTGGAAGGCCGTGCAGACGCGATTCGTCGATGACCCGAAGGGGGCGGTGACAGAAGCCGACCAGTTACTGGGCGAGGTCATGTCGAAGCGCGGCTATCCGGTCGGGGATTTTGAACAGCGCGCGGACGATATTTCCGTGAGCCATCCGAGGGTAGTCGAGCATTACCGTGCGGGGCACTCCATTGCGCTTCGTCACGCGAGAGGAGAAGCGAGTACCGAAGAC
The DNA window shown above is from Geomonas sp. RF6 and carries:
- a CDS encoding B12-binding domain-containing radical SAM protein; amino-acid sequence: MKMLLIQPPSNDPLMDQVYLFEPLALEYVGAGLRQNGYTVRLLDCRLEPDYETVLREMRPDVVGLTGYTCHRTVMQTMAGRVKQLLPDAWVIVGGHHATVAPEDFNSAEIDVVVIGEGVFTLREVLRALAEKSALDAIPGLGIPRPEGMLFTPPRPYTDLNLLPMPDRSLTRQYRGRYFSEWFKPLASVRTSLGCTARCTFCALWKITGGRYLRRDPERVVAELLTVEEPNVFFCDDESMCDTTRMDRLADLIAAAGIRKNYFLYGRVDTIVNHPQLFAKWAKIGLVQVFVGMEDFSDARLAAMNKGTTTGQQRDAVRILRELGVMMYASYMVDPEYGAEDFAALKRHVRDMKHNYATFTIMTPLPGTELYERNKGRMLSHRPELFDMLHTLLPTRLTPQEFYAEVTTLYTSAVPLYRALPALMRFGLHGMWLRARLFGQFVEKMRRAHLDY
- a CDS encoding EcsC family protein, whose protein sequence is MYSANEITVYEAKEVASIREWKELEPGVVGQALGMVAAPLSWLVQKVVPEKAIQGVLEAANWAGGQLADTGDILRDGEVSDIAELRCKSLELSDRLADTVHNWAIGMGTAEGAATGATGLPGMAVDIPAIITLALRTVHKIGLCYGFECRTEEDRQYVLGVLSASGANTMKDKIEALLTLRTIQEMVLKQTWKKMAEKAAGQQLSKEGAIIAIRNLAKQLGINLTKRKALQAIPVLGGGIGAAVNGSYINDVGWAARRLFQERWLVENGKIMEI
- the merB gene encoding organomercurial lyase, giving the protein MNDFERHVRAYVIQTLRDTSVAPSAATIASALGSSEGDVCLALQRLADEHRLVLLPGTESVWMAHPFSAIPTDFLVRIGDRSWYANCVWDGLSILALMGDGVLETHSPATGEPMRFSVTEGRVEGEGLVHFLVPAKAFWEDIAFT
- a CDS encoding TetR/AcrR family transcriptional regulator, producing the protein MSTRDRIIETAIRLFNDKGTKPVTTNHIAAECGMSPGNLYYHFRNKEAIIRAIFEQMTQVSVQDYGAIAHRHDLGTVEGIAGTFAFIQQFNWRYRFFKRELTALVMADPLLGEQFRATNALMRCMIHDAIERALAAGQVKSLTEPEIDIFVDAVWTLALFWVNYLEIGGEEVTDATLARGNEVLMMIMKPYLKGEEDRAHLPSSA
- a CDS encoding nucleoside deaminase; protein product: MDYLKEAVAEARKGLAEGGVPIGSVLVHKGRLIGRGHNRRVQNGSAILHAEMDALENAGRLPAATYRECRLYTTLSPCSMCSGAILLYGIPHVVIGENTTFMGEEELLRSRGVTVEVINDRECMELMEHFVRERPELWNEDIGV
- a CDS encoding tetratricopeptide repeat protein, with amino-acid sequence MKISEARLTLYAFISAIETDLKNLIITQIIPLHNSTYFIPDSGLRDTSIKRFTKDHPGLDPESNLNDIVHYVDFQDTYKILLQNSQLKPDCVDKVKPLVEKLDHIVPIRNRVMHNRPLLHGDLGFVYGFLQDVSVEDVFSTSRLTLQQIETDPNYILSIDLPRFTAEDEIVYHNLPVPDFDETGFIGRKKDALEITKLLLGSTRVVSVIGEGGMGKSALMLKVAYDIADMGERCPFDMILWTTAKTTMLTPAGIVEIKDAIDNFPGLVRNLAGHIEDTNKSLTENIDLVLEVFKTFKTLLIIDNLETIINEDIKAFIREAQLHSKIAITSRVGLGELEYPRHLDGLSEAESVTLIREAAKMRNEEMLVRLNNSRLSEIAKHLHYNPLALKWFVNSVVAGKNPDEVVMNKDSLLEFCLSNVYDKMSNSAKLILNTILAARTPLTEAELAFYTEKSAVELKKAIISLIATSFVKRTVTKNSAGDELSYSITDFAREYLLKHNKLGKVFIAAITDKKNKLIGSSEQRKIAKKHSEFSVIAIEARTSTEIIASRYLQQALQLSRQQEYEPALDKVGEAKNLAPNYFEVYRVSGFIKSLSDDLLGAEEDFQIALEIQPDNARLNFYYSGFLLKSLGDSAKAFEYISKAYRDRPDANEVVIEYARNLVYQGTYDDGISALEKLIRSNPDLSVKTSQIVGTLLINAYRRYAEKEYVIKKDTGEAFKKLLKANDVFTLCTDMRVVDERMIDEFGNALFYMLTIIDEQGLSHLLTYAQQIYDKCKVLITKSSYHKAIAKALESL
- a CDS encoding rhodanese-like domain-containing protein, yielding MKRLIRLTVVVIVALIAFPMLAVAGSTAAAKSLVIDVRSEAEWKDGHLEGAVLIPYQRIADDIVRVAPDKGTKIGLYCRSGRRSDIALQTLKTLGYRDVVNYGGLNDAARKLNIPIVK